The window GAAGCTCGCGAAGATTGCGAGCGGCGCTGCCGGAATCGTGCAGCAGGATTATCCGGTCATCGACGGATCGAACGCGGCGATCGTCGATCTGCACCGCACCCCGGCCGAAATCTTTGACCTGCCGCGCGCCGCCTTTGATCGCGTCATCGGCGACGTCCGCCTGCTCGCTGCCGCCGAGATGCTCGGCCTCGCGCAGACGATGTTCGACGACACCCTCGCCTATGTCGGCGAGCGCCAGCAGTTCGGCGCCGCGATCGGCAGCTTCCAGGCGCTCCAGCACCGGCTCGTCGAATGCTATGCCGCGCTCGAACAGGCACGTTCGATGGTGCTGCGCACCGCGATGCTCGACCCGACGACCGACGATGCCAACTGGCCGCGCATCGCCGCAGGCGCGAAGGCCTTTGTCGGCGAAGCGGCGACGCGGATCGGGCTCGAAGCGGTCCAGATGCACGGCGGCATGGGCCAGACCGACGAACTCGCGATCGGCCATGCGCTGAAACGCGTCATGCTGCTCGACAAATTATTGGGCGATCAGGCCTATTGCCTGCGCAGCTATGCGAGGGCGGCATGACCGCATTGACCCCCATCGCCCCCGGCCTGTGGACCGACGAGGCCGAACCCCGGCTGATCGGCGGGCGGCGCGCCAGTGGCGAGATCGTCTTTCCGGTTCCCGACGGCGACGCCGCGGCGCTGGTCGAACCGGTCGCGCTGGCGCGCCACGGCACGCTCTGGTCGTGGACCACGCAGGGTTTCGAACCCAAGCAACCCTATAGCGGCCCCCAGCCCTTCCAGCCCTTCCTCATCGGCTATGTCGAACTGCCCGGCGAGGTGATCGTCGAGACGCGGATCGTCGATGCGACGCCCGCCGACATGCGCATCGGCATGGCGATGGAATTCGCC is drawn from Sphingopyxis sp. OPL5 and contains these coding sequences:
- a CDS encoding acyl-CoA dehydrogenase family protein, yielding MNFDLDEGQQMARESIGRFLGPVDVAARHAMRGQAGGYSRDRWRQLADLGLLAFAAPEAMGGMGGTMVDLALVGEALGKGLAIDPWLENGVLPIRLAAAVGETALVGDLLAGERFAAVAFAEPGRRYETEAVGTKSDGDHVAGAKTFVLGAPMADTLLVTLAGGKLAKIASGAAGIVQQDYPVIDGSNAAIVDLHRTPAEIFDLPRAAFDRVIGDVRLLAAAEMLGLAQTMFDDTLAYVGERQQFGAAIGSFQALQHRLVECYAALEQARSMVLRTAMLDPTTDDANWPRIAAGAKAFVGEAATRIGLEAVQMHGGMGQTDELAIGHALKRVMLLDKLLGDQAYCLRSYARAA
- a CDS encoding Zn-ribbon domain-containing OB-fold protein, coding for MTALTPIAPGLWTDEAEPRLIGGRRASGEIVFPVPDGDAAALVEPVALARHGTLWSWTTQGFEPKQPYSGPQPFQPFLIGYVELPGEVIVETRIVDATPADMRIGMAMEFAVVAFDDNRSTYAFRPRSTA